The nucleotide sequence GGCTACGGGCCGCCGCCGTGGGCGCACGGGCCCGGGCGCCCGACGGGCTACGCCTACTACCCCGGCATCTACGCGCCGGCGCCGTTCGTGTACTACGGCACGACCTACATTCCGTTGCGCGACGCCTCCGACGTCATCGGGGCCGCGCTGCTGTGGGACAGCCTGCGCAACCGCGCGGTCATCACCTACAACGGCCGCGAGTTCGCGCTGATCGTCGGCAGCCCCTACGCCTATTACGGCGGGCAGATGATCGCGCTGCCGGCGCCGCCGGTGGTGGTCGGCGGCTATGTCTATGTCCCCCGGGATTTCTTCGACCGGCACCTTAAGGTCCCCGTCGAGCGCGACGGCGGCGTGCTCAAGCTCAAGGGCAAGACCGGCTGGCACGAGTTCAACGTCGCCGCGGCGCCGCCGGGGTACGTCTATGGCGCGCCGGAGCGCGAGCGTGAGCGAGACCGCGAGCAGGCACGGCCGGGCGTCGGCCTGCCCACCCAGCGCGGCCCCGAGCCCGCCCGCAGCCAGGGCTCGTGGATGCAGCAGCGGGACGCGGAGAACCGGTCGCCGGCCGCCAAGTCCAGCCCCGCCAAGCAATCCGGCGCCAAGCAGTCCGCCGGGAAGTCCAAGCAGCCCCAATCCAAGCAGGGCGGCAAGCAGGGGAAGCAGGGCGGCGGCTGGTTCAAGGCCAAGGACCAGGCCGACAAGGACGATTAGCCCGGATTATTCGTGCTCCCGGTGGCGAAGGTCCCTAAGCCCCGACACGGTCGGAGCCGGGATGGCGGCCCTGCGGGCCTAGCCATTTCCAACCTGCGAAACCATGCTCCGAGCGTTGATGCTGCACCCTACGGGGGCGAGAGCGATCTCGCCCCCGCGCTTTTCCCCGGTGCAGCGGCGATTACCCTTGCCCGCGCGGGTGCGGCACCCCGGCGCAAGCTACGGCACGTCGAAGAGCTGTTTCAGGGGCTCGTAGAATCGCAGATTGAAATAGACGTTCGCGAGGGTGTACCACAGCAGCACCACCAGCGATCCGACCACCGCGTAGGCCAACAACTGCAGCATGTGCGGCAGGTACTTCGCGGAGCGCTCGACTTGCCGCCGATAGTCACCGGCGATATGGCCGAGCATCGCCGGCAGCTTGCCCGCCGCCTCGCCGATGGCGAGCTGGTCCGTCGTCTCGCGCGATAGCACGCGCTGGCGGGCGAGGACGTCCACCAGGCCGCGGCCGAGGTCGAGATTACCGGCATCGCGCAGCAGGTCGCGCGAGAGGACGAGGTTTCCGGTTGCCTCTGCCGCGGTACGGTAAGCGTCGGTGATGGGAACGCCGGCGTTGAGCAGCAGGGACAGGGAGCCCAGGAAGCGCGCCATCCCTGCGCGACGGTGGGCGCCGCCGACGAGCGGCAGCGACAGGGATAGGCGGTGTCGCACCGCCGCCAGAGAACGCCTGCTGGCGGAGGCGATCCACAGCCCCCACCCGCCCCCCAGGCCGAGCGCGATGGGCAGCGACACCGTCAGCAGGCCGTGGCGGTAACCCGCCCAGATCTGCGCCAGCGTCCACGCGCGGGGCTCCGCGCCGCCCAGCATTTGCGCCACGGGCGCGACCGCCAGCGCCACCACCGTCAGCGCCCACACCGGCAGCAGGGCGAGGCCCACCGCCTTGCGCAGCCGGAACTCGGATTCGCAGTCGGCGGCGATCTGATCCAGCGCCTCCGGCAGCGCCCCCCCCAGCTCCCCCGCCCGCACCAGCCCCGCCTGGTAGGCCAGGAATAGATGCGGATGGCCGCCCATGGCATCGCTGAGCTTACCACCCCCTGTCACGTGCTGGGCGAGGGCGCGCACCGCCGCCCGCGCGCTCGGGTGTACCCGCCGCCCCAGGCCCATCAACGACTGCCCCAGCGGCATGCCCGAGTTCACCAAGGCGTGGAGCTGGCGGAAGAATTGCATCGCGCGGCGCACCTGCCCGCCGGTGGCGTAAGAGGGCGGCAGTGGCGACTCCGTGAGGGCTGACGGCGCCCGACCCGCGGCAACCGGCTGCGCCTGGGGCAGGCCCGAGCGCTCCCTGATCACCGCCGCGAAGCGGTCGCCGGGGGCGCTTGCCGCGCCGGACGGCGACGCCTTGGCAGCCAGCGGCGCGCCACAGGCACAGCACGTCTCCCGGCGCACGCTGTTGTCGGCGCCGCAGTTCGGGCATCTCGTCATCCGCGCCATGGCCCCCTCCCGCGCCGCCGGCGGGCGAGGCGAATCACCAGCGCCGCCGCCACCCACAGCGCGGCCGCCGCCGCGCAGGAGACGGAGAACGCGGGACCGATTCTCCGGTAAACGGTGTCCGCCCGGCGCGCACGTATCTGCGACACCAGGAGGCCGCGCTTCATCAAGCCCAGCGACCCCGTCACGCGCCCGGACGGGGCGATGAACGCCGATACCCCCGTGGAGGCGGCGCGCACGACCGGCAGCCCCTGCTCGATGGCGCGGAACCTGCCGATCTGCAGGTGCTGCGCCGCCGCCGCCGTGCGCAGGAACCAGGCGTCATTGGTGATGATGATGAGCGCATCCGCCCCCATCCGCGCCTCGCGCCGCGCGATGTCGGGAAAGACCGACTCGAAGCAGATCATGGGCGCGAAGGCGAACCCGCCGGCCCCCAGCAGGTGATGGCTCGCGCCGGGGGCGATGTCGTAGTCGCGCACGCGGTAGTAGCGCAGCAGGGGCAGCCAGTCGCGCCCCGGGACGTACTCGCCGAAGGGCACCAGGTGCACCTTGTCATAGCGGCCGGCGATCTCGCCGCGGGGTGATACCGCGAACGCCGAGTTGTACTGGAGCGGTCGCGCGCGCTCCCTCGTCAGCTCGTAGCTCGGCCCGCCCACTACCAGCCAGACCCGCAGCTCCCGCGCGAGGGCAGTCACGGCCTGCCGCAGCGCACTCTCGTATTGCAGATACCCCGGCACCGCGCTCTCGGGCCAGACGATGACGGTCGCCCCGCGCGCGGCCGCCTGACGGGTCAACCGGGCGTAGGCGGCCAGCTCGGAGCGCTGCTCCTCGACCGTCAGCGGGGAGTTCAACGCCTCCACCGTCAGCCAGGTCTTGACGCTCGCCTGGGCGAGCGCGACGCGCAGCGGAGGGCGCGCATCGGGAGCCGTCGGCACCGCCGCCTCGCGGGCATGGACCAGGCCCAGGGCGACCGCGGCCGCCGTGAGCGCAATCGCACCCGCCAGGGGCGCCAACCGGCGACCGCCCGCGCGCCTCGCCGCGATGACGTGGGCCAGCGCCGCATTGACGACCACCACGACAAACGATATCGCGGGCACGCCGCCGAAGGCGGCGAGCTGCGCCAGCGCCGAGAACGGCGCCTGGGAGTGGCCGACTTGGCCCCACGGCATGCCGAACCGCCCCTGGCCGCGCGCGAATTCCCACGTCACCCAGGCGATCCCCACCGCCGGCACCCGCCACGGCGAGCGCGGCGCGGCGATGCGCGCGACCACCGCCGTCAGGGGGAACGCGAGCCCCTCGATCAGGGCCAGCAGCGCCCACGGCAGGTAGCCGAAGATGGCGATCCAGTACATCAGGGCGCCAAAGAACGAGAAGCCGGCGAGCAAGCTGCCGATGACCGCCACCGGCCGACTCGCCGTGAAGGCCACGGTCAGCCACGGCACCAGCGCGACCCACGCCAACGGCCACAGGCCGGCGCGAGGATGGGCCAAGGCCAGCAGCAGCCCGGAGGCAAGGCACAGGGCCATCTGTGCGGTAGTGCGCATGGGTGGGCGTCCGCGGATGAAGGTTTCGCCTCGCGACGCCCCGGCGCCTGCACCCGCGGGCTTGGCAGCGGAGCGCCTGGCCGGTATAATGGCACCGCCTGCCATGAGACGCCTGCTTGCTTTCGTTTGCCTGCTGCCGTGCGTGCTCGGCGTCGGCTGCGCCCGCATGCCGTCCACCGTCAGCGGCGCCCCCGTGCCCAGCCGTCAGCTCATCGTCCGCTTCACCCTGGCGTCGCCGGTCAACCCCGCCTACCATTACTTCATCGCCATTGACACCAACGGCAACCCCAACGACGGCCCCGTGCCCATCGTCGCCAACCCCTCCGCCCCCATCCCCGCGACCGGGGTGCCGCTCATCATCTCCGACGCCGCGGTGCCGCCCGCTTTCTACGTGCAGTACCACCAGGGCGCCTTCTTCCAGTACCGCGACCTGGCCTTCACCGGCCCGCCCTACCAGGCGGGGATCACCCAGGACGAACTGACCATCGCCGTCATCATTGACCTCGACCAGGTCACCACCACCGCCGCCCACCTCGAACTGAACATCATCACCGCCGACCGCCTGCTGCCCCCCGATGCCCAGTTCATCGAGCTCAACTACGACGGCCTCGGCCCCACCGCCAACAGCTACCTGATCCTCCCGCTGGAGGTGAGCGGGGTTTACACCAACGCCGACGCCGTCGTCCCCGAGGGCGCGGGCGACGCGAGCCTGCCGGCGCTCGACATCACCGACTGGAGCGTCGAAGTGCGACTTACCCCCTGAGCCCGGTGCGTTGGAATTCGCCGGACGCCCGCGAATGACGGCGCGCCAAACACGGCGCACGACTGCGGCGTTGGCGTGGATTTCGTGCCCTGCGCGAGAGGCGGTGGACGATGCGGCACAGGCTAAGAGCCTGTGCCCTGGGCGGTGCACCCGGCCCACAGCGGAGCTGAGCACCTCGCGGGCAATCAGCGGCTGCCCCCTGCAACTTGGGAATCGCTGACGGCGCAAAGCCCCGGCGCAGTGCCCCGGGGCTTTGCCTCGCGCCAGCGTGACGATGGACGATTAGAGCGGGCGTACCTTGAGCGCCTTCAGGCCCTTCTCCCCCTGGCCGATCTCGATCTCGACTTCCTGCCCCTCTTGTAGGGAGCGGAAGCCGTCGGCTTCGATCGCGCTGTGGTGGACGAAGACATCGCCGTCAGCCGTTTCAACGAAGCCGTAACCCTTGGCATCATTGAACCACTTGACCTTACCCGTGGCCATCGCTGGCCTCCTTTCCGACAGCTTGAACCACAAGCCGGAAGCCAGCCTGGCTGACTAACTCTGCCTGCATTCAACTGCCCTCACTACGGTGGCTTCCAGGCCACCGCGCGAAATGTAGCAGATTCTATGCCATTTGTAAAGACCCACAAGCGCTTGCTCCGGAAATCTACTACGGGGAATGATTTCGCTTGAAACGGGTCGCCCCCGGCCCCTTGCCGGGGAGAGCATCAACCGGTGCGGGCCGACGCCGGCGAGGACTTGCCCTGAGCGTGGTCGAAGGAGTCATCCGCCTTCCTGCGAATGGCATCATCGGGGCTCGTCATGATCTTGACGGTTACGCTCAATCCGTGCGTGGACAAGACAATCGCCCTCGACACCCTCGCCCTCGGCGCCTTCAACCACGCGGCCGCGGCCCACGACGTCGCCGGCGGCAAGGCCACCAATGTGGCACGCATGGCCAAACACCTGGGGGCGCCCGTGAGATCGCTGGTCATGCTCGGCGGGGAATCGGGCCGTCTCGTCGAGCGACTGATTCGAGACCGCGACGGCATCGAGCCCATCGTCGTGCGCACCCAGGCGCCCACGCGCAATATCGTCACCGTCCGTGAACGCGACCGCAAGCGCGCCACCGCCTACGTCGAGCCCAGCCCCGAGATCACCCCCGCCGAGGCCGAGGAGCTGATGGCGCGTTATGCCGACGCGCTGGCGGGGACGCGCATCGTGTGCTTCGGCGGCAGCGCCCCGCATCCCATACTCGACGACGCCTATGCCCGCATGATCCGGCTCGCCCGCGAGCGCGGCCTGTGCACCATCCTCGACAGCCGCGGCGAGGCCTTGCGCCGGGGCGTGCGCGCGATTCCGTTCATGGTCAAGCCCAATGTGATCGAGAGCGAGGGCCTGCTGGGGCGCCCGCTGGCGGATGACGAGGCCCGCTGGCAGGCGGTGGCATGGTATCGGCAGGCGGGCATCGAGTTGGTGGTGGTGACCATGGGCCAATCAGGCGCGCTGATTGACTGGGCGGGGCGGCGTTGGCGAGCGCGGCCGCCGCTGATCGAGGAAGTCAATCCGGTGGGATCGGGGGACTGCGTGGTGGCGGGGTTCGCCTGCGGGATCCTGTGGGGGTGGGACCCCGAGCGCACCCTGCGCCTCGCTCTTGCCGCCGGGGCCGCCAACGCCGCCGTGTGGGATGCCGCCAGCCCCGCGCGCGCCGACGTCGAGGCGCTCATGCCGGGAGTGGCGCTGGCCGCAGTCTAGTGCCTGCGTCAATCACGTCTTGACTGATCGCCCAAACCGTGTTGGTCGCTCTCCGGGAAACCGCCAATGAACGCGGACCAA is from Armatimonadota bacterium and encodes:
- a CDS encoding copper amine oxidase N-terminal domain-containing protein, with the translated sequence GYGPPPWAHGPGRPTGYAYYPGIYAPAPFVYYGTTYIPLRDASDVIGAALLWDSLRNRAVITYNGREFALIVGSPYAYYGGQMIALPAPPVVVGGYVYVPRDFFDRHLKVPVERDGGVLKLKGKTGWHEFNVAAAPPGYVYGAPERERERDREQARPGVGLPTQRGPEPARSQGSWMQQRDAENRSPAAKSSPAKQSGAKQSAGKSKQPQSKQGGKQGKQGGGWFKAKDQADKDD
- a CDS encoding type II secretion system F family protein, giving the protein MTRCPNCGADNSVRRETCCACGAPLAAKASPSGAASAPGDRFAAVIRERSGLPQAQPVAAGRAPSALTESPLPPSYATGGQVRRAMQFFRQLHALVNSGMPLGQSLMGLGRRVHPSARAAVRALAQHVTGGGKLSDAMGGHPHLFLAYQAGLVRAGELGGALPEALDQIAADCESEFRLRKAVGLALLPVWALTVVALAVAPVAQMLGGAEPRAWTLAQIWAGYRHGLLTVSLPIALGLGGGWGLWIASASRRSLAAVRHRLSLSLPLVGGAHRRAGMARFLGSLSLLLNAGVPITDAYRTAAEATGNLVLSRDLLRDAGNLDLGRGLVDVLARQRVLSRETTDQLAIGEAAGKLPAMLGHIAGDYRRQVERSAKYLPHMLQLLAYAVVGSLVVLLWYTLANVYFNLRFYEPLKQLFDVP
- the lnt gene encoding apolipoprotein N-acyltransferase, translated to MRTTAQMALCLASGLLLALAHPRAGLWPLAWVALVPWLTVAFTASRPVAVIGSLLAGFSFFGALMYWIAIFGYLPWALLALIEGLAFPLTAVVARIAAPRSPWRVPAVGIAWVTWEFARGQGRFGMPWGQVGHSQAPFSALAQLAAFGGVPAISFVVVVVNAALAHVIAARRAGGRRLAPLAGAIALTAAAVALGLVHAREAAVPTAPDARPPLRVALAQASVKTWLTVEALNSPLTVEEQRSELAAYARLTRQAAARGATVIVWPESAVPGYLQYESALRQAVTALARELRVWLVVGGPSYELTRERARPLQYNSAFAVSPRGEIAGRYDKVHLVPFGEYVPGRDWLPLLRYYRVRDYDIAPGASHHLLGAGGFAFAPMICFESVFPDIARREARMGADALIIITNDAWFLRTAAAAQHLQIGRFRAIEQGLPVVRAASTGVSAFIAPSGRVTGSLGLMKRGLLVSQIRARRADTVYRRIGPAFSVSCAAAAALWVAAALVIRLARRRRGRGPWRG
- a CDS encoding cold shock domain-containing protein — encoded protein: MATGKVKWFNDAKGYGFVETADGDVFVHHSAIEADGFRSLQEGQEVEIEIGQGEKGLKALKVRPL
- a CDS encoding 1-phosphofructokinase family hexose kinase — encoded protein: MILTVTLNPCVDKTIALDTLALGAFNHAAAAHDVAGGKATNVARMAKHLGAPVRSLVMLGGESGRLVERLIRDRDGIEPIVVRTQAPTRNIVTVRERDRKRATAYVEPSPEITPAEAEELMARYADALAGTRIVCFGGSAPHPILDDAYARMIRLARERGLCTILDSRGEALRRGVRAIPFMVKPNVIESEGLLGRPLADDEARWQAVAWYRQAGIELVVVTMGQSGALIDWAGRRWRARPPLIEEVNPVGSGDCVVAGFACGILWGWDPERTLRLALAAGAANAAVWDAASPARADVEALMPGVALAAV